A stretch of the Candidatus Saccharimonadales bacterium genome encodes the following:
- a CDS encoding ABC transporter substrate-binding protein — protein MNTETASQIAEKEQSRDTTSQFNAASPTDTPVEDRPPQTKRMPRKIFAAILFIILLTGIGIYSLSNRTSPPSATTANTPKLYHVGILSALDFFAPTTEGFKQRMTQLGYIEGKNIVYDIRRADRPVGNQSIIKDFVDAKVDLILAFPTEAAIEAKAGTKGTSIPVVSGNTIIEGSSLVDSLQRPGGNITGVRFPAPEIALKRLELMQQIAPKAKRLMVPYLKDYPSISAAFAAIEPAAAAAGIKLIKVPLNTTDPTDLKAYLSSLPAKGNVGFDGILFIPEPVAALPSTVGILCDYAAVHLLPVGGGALTSTDRGAIFTIGPNSFEVGKLAAPLAVKIFTGTKAGDIPIVSPENELKFNIKAAQRLGLTIDESLLSTATSIVR, from the coding sequence ATGAATACAGAGACCGCTAGTCAAATCGCCGAAAAGGAGCAGTCGAGAGATACGACTAGTCAGTTTAATGCAGCCAGTCCCACTGATACGCCTGTTGAAGATCGTCCACCTCAAACAAAACGCATGCCGCGCAAAATATTTGCTGCTATTCTCTTTATTATTTTGTTGACTGGCATAGGAATATATTCGTTAAGCAACCGCACATCACCGCCATCGGCAACAACAGCTAACACACCAAAGCTATATCATGTTGGTATACTAAGTGCTCTCGATTTTTTTGCCCCAACGACTGAAGGCTTCAAGCAAAGAATGACTCAACTTGGATACATAGAAGGTAAAAACATTGTATACGACATACGCCGAGCCGACAGGCCTGTTGGGAATCAATCGATCATCAAAGATTTTGTTGACGCCAAAGTAGACCTTATATTAGCCTTTCCTACCGAGGCGGCAATAGAGGCCAAAGCCGGAACAAAAGGCACGAGCATTCCAGTCGTCTCTGGCAATACGATCATAGAAGGAAGCAGCCTGGTAGATAGCCTGCAGCGTCCCGGCGGCAATATTACCGGGGTTAGATTTCCTGCTCCTGAAATAGCATTAAAACGTCTTGAACTGATGCAGCAAATTGCACCAAAAGCCAAACGTCTAATGGTGCCGTACCTCAAAGATTATCCCTCGATATCTGCTGCATTTGCAGCCATCGAACCAGCAGCCGCCGCCGCCGGAATAAAGCTCATAAAAGTTCCTTTAAACACGACTGATCCTACCGATCTCAAAGCCTACCTTAGTTCGTTACCTGCTAAAGGAAACGTTGGATTTGATGGTATCTTATTTATACCAGAGCCAGTCGCCGCTCTCCCTTCTACGGTGGGAATACTATGCGACTATGCCGCAGTTCACTTACTGCCAGTAGGCGGTGGTGCACTAACGAGCACTGACCGTGGAGCCATTTTTACTATTGGGCCAAACTCATTTGAGGTCGGCAAACTTGCAGCACCATTAGCCGTCAAAATATTTACAGGTACCAAGGCCGGTGATATTCCGATTGTCAGTCCTGAAAATGAATTAAAGTTCAATATAAAAGCGGCTCAAAGGCTCGGGCTGACCATCGATGAAAGCCTGCTCAGTACCGCAACTAGTATAGTCCGCTAA
- a CDS encoding redoxin domain-containing protein, with protein MYKLSGIISRPFTFVILSVLTISTIIPATVYGDIDACSALFSGSSITPGTQSNLNIQVNNESNNPINWIRVVRPNNNFVISGASSEDWAANFADDAAVFSGSSLDPSTAYNRLYLSVDAAANETPPATWLIQVSDDPGGNNPFTCANGGLDLAISDGAAPTFSDIIVENVDTRSAIITWTSDQPSNGQVFYGKTSQYGSASALSSTYTTSHTATLSGLTPNSAYHFKIAGTDAADSSSTSGDNTFVTLYEPPGSVATTPQVINNNSGGGSLSNFGIALKTTPTEKVVPTIATKTDFTKPFKVAPLVTGTAQDNESVAIIEYSMNDGKDWLPVDAAPGIGGKSVSYSFTPMGLEDGNYNLLVRAIDTSANVGTTTAVTMIIDRLDPLVGGIVVSQGPQVISPASDGTISAMAGVSQRITVSAVGGPTKITLVAAQTDGQPGGGTTGKNAQPQSFYLTKSSDTGLWMGDVNFSSAGRYDIVATAVDGAGNRTARVLSAAQVASPAQTIDERTMAGVISKVTLYYQEPASKTWVIWDAAGYSQSNPQVTDSNGYFKYFLPAGKYYIRSEAKNYKTLISSIFQIKQSQAFSSTLTLKPLHKIGVGKASVSFPLLAAQNMTLQNGQQNQNNQSTKVRDAVIDKTAPDFTLKDTNNATVYTADLLGRPTLISIASTWMPAASEQLGTLDELQRNKDINIIPVALQENINKTRAYTAIAGLDLRWLADPDSTLTTKYDISNLPMHYFLDRKGVVRQIETGVVTKQRIIDILSSY; from the coding sequence ATGTATAAACTGAGTGGGATTATATCGAGGCCGTTTACATTTGTAATCTTGTCGGTTCTTACCATCAGTACCATTATCCCGGCGACCGTCTACGGTGATATCGATGCCTGCTCAGCGCTATTTTCAGGATCCAGTATAACGCCCGGCACGCAGAGCAACCTGAACATACAGGTCAACAACGAAAGCAATAATCCTATCAACTGGATCCGCGTTGTGCGGCCGAACAATAATTTCGTCATTTCCGGCGCCAGCTCAGAAGATTGGGCAGCCAATTTCGCTGATGATGCCGCCGTATTTAGCGGCAGCTCACTAGATCCGAGCACGGCATACAACCGGCTGTATCTGTCGGTTGACGCCGCTGCCAATGAAACACCGCCTGCAACCTGGCTGATACAAGTCTCCGACGATCCGGGCGGCAATAATCCATTTACCTGCGCTAATGGCGGTCTGGATTTGGCCATCAGCGACGGCGCGGCGCCGACATTTTCAGACATTATCGTCGAGAATGTCGATACCAGGTCGGCGATTATTACCTGGACATCAGATCAGCCGTCAAACGGACAAGTGTTTTATGGCAAGACAAGTCAGTATGGTAGTGCCTCGGCACTCAGTAGCACCTACACAACCAGCCATACGGCTACGTTGTCAGGTTTAACACCGAATAGCGCCTATCATTTTAAGATCGCCGGCACTGACGCTGCTGACAGTAGCAGTACATCCGGCGACAATACCTTTGTGACGCTCTATGAACCGCCCGGCAGTGTCGCGACCACACCGCAGGTCATTAATAACAACTCCGGCGGCGGCAGTCTGAGCAATTTTGGCATTGCGCTCAAAACCACGCCAACCGAGAAAGTAGTACCAACCATTGCAACCAAAACTGACTTCACGAAGCCCTTCAAAGTCGCTCCACTCGTTACCGGAACAGCGCAGGACAATGAGTCAGTCGCCATTATCGAATACTCAATGAACGACGGCAAAGACTGGCTACCAGTAGACGCCGCACCGGGCATTGGAGGTAAATCCGTAAGTTACAGCTTTACGCCAATGGGACTCGAAGACGGCAATTACAACTTGCTCGTCCGGGCCATTGATACATCCGCGAATGTCGGCACGACAACTGCCGTTACCATGATCATTGACCGGCTCGATCCGCTGGTCGGCGGTATTGTCGTATCGCAGGGTCCCCAGGTCATATCACCCGCTAGTGACGGAACTATCTCCGCCATGGCCGGTGTCAGCCAAAGAATTACCGTCAGCGCCGTTGGCGGCCCAACAAAAATCACGCTTGTTGCCGCCCAAACAGACGGCCAGCCAGGCGGTGGCACGACCGGCAAAAACGCTCAGCCGCAGTCGTTTTATCTGACAAAATCTAGCGATACTGGCCTATGGATGGGTGACGTCAATTTCAGCTCGGCTGGTCGTTATGACATCGTAGCCACTGCCGTTGATGGTGCTGGCAACCGTACCGCCCGCGTCCTCAGCGCCGCACAGGTCGCCAGCCCTGCACAAACGATCGACGAACGGACGATGGCCGGAGTTATCAGCAAGGTCACGCTGTACTACCAGGAGCCTGCCTCCAAAACCTGGGTTATTTGGGATGCCGCTGGCTACAGTCAATCAAATCCGCAGGTCACTGATAGCAACGGTTACTTCAAATATTTCCTGCCGGCTGGAAAATATTACATCCGGTCCGAAGCTAAGAATTACAAAACCCTTATTAGCAGCATATTTCAAATTAAGCAATCTCAGGCATTCAGTAGCACGCTAACACTGAAACCACTCCATAAAATTGGTGTCGGCAAGGCAAGCGTATCATTTCCGTTGCTGGCAGCCCAAAACATGACTCTACAAAATGGCCAACAAAATCAAAATAACCAATCTACGAAAGTCCGTGATGCCGTAATCGACAAAACAGCACCCGACTTTACGCTTAAGGACACCAACAACGCTACCGTATACACCGCCGACCTGCTCGGCCGACCCACGCTGATATCAATTGCTTCGACCTGGATGCCCGCCGCCAGCGAACAGCTGGGTACGCTCGACGAACTACAGCGCAATAAAGACATTAATATTATCCCCGTCGCGTTGCAGGAAAACATCAACAAGACGCGGGCCTACACAGCAATAGCCGGACTGGATCTGCGTTGGCTAGCCGATCCTGACAGTACGCTCACCACCAAATACGACATTTCAAATCTCCCGATGCATTATTTCCTCGACCGCAAAGGCGTGGTCCGGCAGATAGAAACAGGCGTTGTCACTAAACAGCGAATAATCGACATATTATCAAGCTATTAA
- a CDS encoding ATP-binding protein, translated as MKKHKYTRGFKSLSATLALSFVILSLCTLLVAGCINTYFAYRSESRAITDRQQLVAGSAARTVKGFMDDKLLAASLSTKLYNLSSGNTQSSQLALSKLLGIEPAFRYVKVVDTNGVLKQQISRNASFSTSTSNDSKALLETVKSGKNYIGPVYIDTVTSEPLVEIATPIQDVFKDYKGALVAEVNLKFMWELVDNIKVGQRGQAYVVNKDGSLIAYKDTSRVLARENLKNLEEVDAFIRNKSIHAAGISYTATGINGGKVVASHAALRSPAWAVIVEMPVNEAYAPIIRNLYNSLLVFLLSALAATAAGYYVSRRITRPLVELQKATEQIGQGDLAVRTNIAVRNEIGELARAFNAMAQGLQTSGQKLYDEHARLKASIDSLDVGLLMTFKDDQAISYNTVMPKILGLGMTQSGRQITLQALRTKLLTKGFDLIQSLEACQQTGESFEVGEISYDDRILRIFGAPIMGSDDRIIGAIVLLDDITEAKVLERSKDEFFSIASHELRTPLTSIKGNSSMILEYYKEALKDDQLKEMVDDMHTSSVRLIDIVNDFLDLSRLEQGKIRFNYEATHIEPVIESVVYEMRPVLDEKKIYLKLDELTLNTLPQVWVDKNRLKQVVYNLVGNAAKFTDEGGIMITARLDRAAQAVKVLVSDTGRGMTIESQKLLFHKFQQASSSLLTRDTTRGTGLGLYISKMIVENMGGAIALDESVEGKGTTFSFTIPLATPEQQNNAAASRHDTITDTATGLTVQDKSTKTDQI; from the coding sequence ATGAAAAAACACAAATATACCCGCGGATTTAAAAGCCTGTCAGCTACCCTTGCCTTATCCTTTGTGATTTTAAGTCTTTGTACTCTATTGGTTGCCGGATGCATCAACACATACTTTGCCTATCGCTCTGAAAGCAGAGCGATTACCGATCGCCAGCAACTAGTCGCGGGTAGCGCCGCCCGTACCGTAAAGGGCTTTATGGATGACAAGCTTCTCGCAGCTAGCCTGTCAACAAAACTGTACAATCTATCATCTGGGAATACGCAATCCAGCCAACTAGCTCTCAGCAAGCTGCTCGGGATTGAGCCCGCATTTCGATACGTAAAAGTTGTAGATACAAACGGCGTACTAAAGCAACAGATTAGCCGTAACGCCAGCTTCAGTACGTCGACCTCAAACGACAGCAAAGCGTTGCTTGAGACAGTAAAGAGTGGCAAGAATTATATCGGGCCAGTCTACATAGATACCGTGACGAGCGAACCATTAGTAGAAATAGCGACGCCTATTCAAGATGTATTCAAAGACTACAAGGGTGCGCTTGTAGCTGAAGTAAATTTAAAATTTATGTGGGAACTTGTTGACAACATAAAAGTTGGTCAGCGCGGCCAAGCCTATGTGGTCAACAAAGACGGCAGCCTTATAGCCTACAAAGATACGAGCCGGGTACTCGCTCGCGAAAATCTCAAAAACCTAGAAGAGGTAGACGCATTTATACGCAATAAATCAATCCATGCCGCCGGTATATCGTACACAGCTACAGGTATCAACGGTGGCAAAGTCGTTGCCTCGCATGCCGCGCTTCGGTCGCCAGCTTGGGCAGTCATAGTTGAAATGCCGGTAAACGAAGCCTACGCGCCTATCATTCGTAATCTATATAACTCCTTATTAGTATTTCTGTTAAGCGCACTGGCAGCTACAGCTGCTGGCTACTACGTCTCCCGACGAATAACCCGGCCGCTCGTCGAACTCCAAAAAGCGACAGAGCAAATCGGCCAAGGCGATCTGGCCGTCCGCACAAATATTGCCGTTCGTAATGAAATTGGAGAATTAGCGCGCGCCTTTAACGCGATGGCGCAGGGCCTGCAGACATCCGGCCAGAAGCTCTATGATGAGCATGCCCGACTTAAAGCATCTATAGACAGCCTCGACGTAGGACTGCTGATGACATTTAAAGACGATCAGGCGATTTCATACAACACAGTAATGCCGAAAATTCTTGGACTTGGCATGACGCAGTCCGGCCGGCAAATTACGCTTCAGGCACTCAGGACAAAACTGCTGACCAAAGGATTCGACCTCATACAGTCGCTAGAGGCGTGTCAACAGACCGGTGAAAGCTTTGAGGTAGGAGAAATATCGTATGACGACCGTATACTTCGTATATTTGGTGCTCCGATAATGGGCAGTGACGATCGTATCATCGGAGCAATTGTCCTGCTGGACGACATCACTGAAGCCAAAGTACTGGAACGCAGCAAAGACGAATTCTTTTCAATCGCCTCTCACGAACTCCGAACTCCACTTACCAGTATTAAGGGCAACAGTAGTATGATCTTGGAGTACTACAAAGAAGCTCTTAAGGACGACCAGCTCAAAGAGATGGTGGACGATATGCATACCAGCAGTGTACGACTTATCGATATCGTAAACGACTTTTTGGACCTGTCACGGCTCGAACAGGGCAAAATTAGATTTAACTACGAAGCAACTCATATTGAGCCGGTAATCGAAAGTGTTGTGTACGAAATGCGTCCCGTGCTCGACGAAAAGAAGATATACCTCAAGCTCGACGAGCTTACCTTGAATACACTTCCACAAGTCTGGGTGGACAAAAACCGGCTCAAGCAAGTCGTCTACAATCTCGTTGGCAACGCGGCCAAATTTACCGATGAAGGCGGTATCATGATTACCGCTCGCTTAGACCGGGCCGCACAAGCTGTCAAAGTTCTCGTAAGCGACACGGGCCGGGGTATGACGATCGAATCACAAAAGTTGCTCTTCCATAAATTTCAGCAGGCCAGCAGCAGTTTACTGACCCGTGACACGACGCGCGGTACTGGTCTTGGACTATACATATCAAAGATGATCGTAGAGAATATGGGCGGTGCCATAGCTCTGGACGAATCTGTCGAAGGAAAGGGCACGACGTTCAGCTTCACGATACCACTAGCTACGCCCGAGCAACAGAACAATGCGGCGGCCAGCAGACACGATACAATCACAGACACAGCGACGGGGCTGACCGTACAAGACAAAAGCACTAAAACAGATCAAATATAA
- a CDS encoding response regulator, whose translation MTKVLIIEDDPLMSRMYQKIFTFQKYDVELAGDGEEGLTKVAETKPTVILLDVMMPKMNGLQVLEILKANPATKAIPVIMLTNLAGQQDAETALMKGAVKYIVKSEHEPKEIADMVEEVIAGYTRNDIPSVA comes from the coding sequence ATGACTAAAGTACTTATTATCGAAGACGATCCGTTGATGTCTCGTATGTATCAGAAAATCTTCACGTTTCAAAAATACGATGTAGAGCTAGCTGGCGACGGCGAAGAAGGACTCACAAAAGTCGCCGAGACAAAACCAACAGTCATTTTGCTCGATGTGATGATGCCCAAAATGAACGGTCTGCAAGTACTTGAGATACTCAAAGCTAATCCTGCTACCAAAGCCATACCGGTTATAATGCTGACAAACCTGGCCGGACAACAAGACGCAGAAACAGCCCTCATGAAAGGCGCCGTCAAATATATCGTCAAAAGCGAGCACGAGCCCAAAGAAATTGCTGACATGGTCGAAGAAGTTATTGCTGGTTATACCCGCAACGATATTCCATCGGTTGCATAG
- a CDS encoding cache domain-containing protein: MVPLQFFGQNIHFAISLFAALVFFAVFWLEFDAWLAKRAPKELIQWSSFLLIALSFLFSATIIEQSVLGQSFFGSLSETIAFVLRALGYIGIIIAQLLDPLQKIPELKGVQAEEFVDTPAPVASEQPKSASLTPAPLTHAQSVSALPTSESGVQVAVHPHSTPAGHIHKKPAKKPAKRMQAVGFASLPNVAQLLLPLSALAIAALYWRRATTGLERHYKPVAISFGLLFLYETLALTSLWQDSSNPQVAALVAAFGPLWIVQQLVLLAAVIVLGRWVWQYLTRRFLSQLFMIFTSLTLAIFLLTTISFTFLLVSNIQKSSLDNLKTAAAVLGYAIDGKKAETLANTQSIAENPDIARAVSAKDHTALIGLTQSFLRDKKQSSLLITNDSGQVLLRAEDPDRYGDSVSSDTLVRRALIGQPSSSVTSREGVLAPVIYIKSTIPIREPGGRVVGTATASLVADNAFVDGIKRSTGLDSAIYAGSIRSATTFVAPDGVSRWIGVKETSSEVQNTVLKQRRTFQGPIEVQNRGYLAVYAPLKDIDNTVIGMLFIGQPKSNILQAAGRSIELTFAVTALLLILSIIPAYLIAKYLAYQLE; the protein is encoded by the coding sequence ATGGTGCCGCTACAATTTTTTGGTCAAAACATCCACTTCGCAATCAGTCTGTTTGCGGCCCTAGTGTTTTTCGCCGTTTTTTGGCTTGAATTCGACGCCTGGCTCGCCAAGCGCGCACCGAAGGAACTAATACAGTGGTCGAGCTTCCTGCTCATTGCCCTGTCATTCTTATTCAGCGCGACCATCATCGAGCAGTCAGTACTTGGCCAGTCGTTTTTCGGTAGTCTGTCAGAGACAATTGCATTTGTCCTGCGGGCACTCGGCTATATCGGCATTATCATCGCCCAGTTACTTGACCCACTCCAAAAAATACCCGAGCTGAAGGGCGTCCAGGCAGAAGAATTCGTGGATACGCCTGCCCCCGTAGCATCTGAGCAACCTAAGTCCGCGTCTCTCACCCCTGCCCCACTCACCCACGCTCAATCTGTCTCCGCTTTGCCGACTTCCGAGTCTGGAGTGCAAGTAGCAGTTCATCCGCATTCGACGCCTGCTGGTCACATCCACAAGAAACCTGCCAAAAAGCCTGCAAAGCGCATGCAAGCAGTCGGCTTTGCCAGCTTGCCAAACGTAGCCCAATTATTACTACCACTTAGCGCACTGGCGATCGCTGCACTCTACTGGCGCCGGGCGACAACTGGGCTGGAGCGGCACTACAAGCCAGTGGCTATCTCATTTGGACTATTGTTTCTGTACGAAACGCTGGCATTGACCAGCCTCTGGCAAGACAGTAGCAACCCGCAGGTCGCGGCACTGGTGGCAGCATTTGGGCCACTTTGGATCGTGCAGCAGCTTGTTCTACTGGCAGCCGTCATCGTACTCGGCCGATGGGTGTGGCAGTATTTAACTCGCCGTTTCCTATCGCAACTATTTATGATCTTCACCTCACTGACGCTGGCAATCTTCTTGCTCACAACAATCAGCTTTACCTTCTTGCTCGTAAGCAATATTCAGAAATCCAGCCTTGATAACCTCAAGACGGCCGCCGCCGTACTTGGCTATGCAATCGACGGCAAAAAAGCTGAGACGCTCGCCAATACACAATCAATCGCCGAAAATCCTGATATCGCCAGAGCCGTCAGTGCCAAAGACCACACTGCGCTGATCGGCCTCACCCAGTCCTTCCTTCGTGACAAAAAGCAGTCCTCACTGCTCATTACGAACGACAGCGGCCAGGTGCTGCTGCGTGCCGAGGATCCGGACCGCTATGGTGATTCGGTGTCGTCAGATACACTTGTGCGGCGGGCACTGATCGGCCAGCCCAGCTCGAGCGTCACCAGCCGCGAAGGCGTGCTGGCGCCAGTCATCTACATTAAGTCCACTATTCCGATCCGTGAGCCAGGTGGACGGGTTGTCGGTACCGCTACGGCTAGCCTGGTTGCCGACAATGCCTTTGTCGATGGCATCAAGCGCTCGACAGGGCTCGATAGTGCTATATACGCCGGCAGCATCCGTTCAGCAACGACGTTCGTCGCGCCAGACGGCGTGTCGCGCTGGATCGGTGTCAAAGAAACCAGCAGCGAAGTACAAAATACTGTTCTCAAACAACGACGCACCTTCCAGGGGCCGATCGAAGTACAAAACCGGGGTTACCTCGCCGTGTACGCTCCGCTCAAAGACATCGACAACACCGTCATTGGTATGTTGTTTATCGGCCAGCCGAAGTCAAATATACTGCAAGCCGCCGGACGATCCATAGAACTTACCTTCGCAGTCACGGCACTTTTGCTGATTCTATCTATTATTCCTGCCTACCTCATCGCGAAATACCTGGCATATCAGCTGGAATAA